One region of Ovis canadensis isolate MfBH-ARS-UI-01 breed Bighorn chromosome Y, ARS-UI_OviCan_v2, whole genome shotgun sequence genomic DNA includes:
- the LOC138431346 gene encoding heat shock transcription factor, Y-linked-like: MAHISSEIQDGPPKSESTGSETSIRSYWYDYTTGDSVLRSMIEEYAFQALSEDLVIKRPHYTYSVSETDDVNDFLSLTFPQNLWNIVDSDQFKSIWWHETGTCRVINEELFRKEVLERKEPFRKFETKSMKSLIRQLNLYGVNKNRQTVQRSAALPVFLE; the protein is encoded by the coding sequence atggcacatatttcttcagaaattcaagatggacctcctaaaagtgagtccactggttcagaaacctccattagatcttattggtatgattatacaactggggactcagttttgagatctatgattgaagaatatgcttttcaggctttgtctgaggatctggtgatcaaaaggccacactacacatattctgtctctgaaacagatgatgtgaatgatttcctttcactcacatttccacaaaatCTTTGGAATATAGTGGATAGTGATCAGTTTAAATCTATTTGGTGGCATGAGACAGGCACATgtagagtgatcaatgaagaactcttcaggaaagaagtcttggaaagaaaggagcctttcagaaaatttgaaaccaagagcatgaaaagtttaattcgacagcttaatctttatggagttaataaaaaccgacaaactgttcaaagatcggctgcactaccagtctttctggaa
- the LOC138431508 gene encoding zinc finger protein 280B-like, with protein MELPCMLREEEQEPEVRKREGETKQVDDDDDDEVILVGVEHINEDADVIIVGMSSASKPVVSNILNRDTPGSYSRRKRYGHFRKGNAHRLQPVSHVTPTSESKTVLPVSDSDSGSTGSPIIIEPPSQADYKSISPQIVPDCFSKEVCSSLITFTSSLQHPVETAVSAGDMNKSPHVSKRVSPCETNRRNPRRPKLSDGIVGEHSLGFSPSGFFHTETTQQSTPDRFHTSLSHVQNGERCPTPFPKDSVHCKPVRPLGESGRTKTDFPSLASPKKIGDPTEGNLIVLLCDFYYGEHGGVGQPEPKTHTAFKCLSCLKVLKKVKFMNHMKHHLELERQRGDSWKTHTTCQHCLRQFPTPFQLQCHTESVHTAQEPSAVCHICELSFETDQVLLEHMKDNHKPGEMPYVCQVCSYRSSFFADVDAHFRAYHGNTKNLLCPFCLKIFKTATAYRRHHRGHWEKSFHQCSKCRLQFLTSKEEREHKTQCHQMFKKPKQLEGLSPETKIVIQVSLEPLQPGLVEVASITVNTSDFESSPPKSKRRRS; from the coding sequence atggaactcccatgtatgttacgtgaagaagaacaagagccagaagtacggaaaagggagggagagacgaaacaagtagatgatgatgatgatgatgaagtgatcttggttggagtggaacatataaatgaagatgctgacgtgatcattgttgggatgagctcagcttcaaaaccagtcgtttcaaacatactgaacagagataccccaggttcttattcaaggagaaaaaggtatggtcacttcaggaaaggtaacgctcacagattacagcctgttagtcatgtgactcctacatcagaatcaaagactgtcttgccagtgtctgactctgactcgggatcaacaggtagtcctattattattgaacctccgtctcaagctgattataaaagtatttcaccacaaatagtgcctgattgcttttcgaaggaggtatgttcttctttgattaccttcacaagttcattgcagcatccagtagaaacagcagtttctgcaggagatatgaataaaagtcctcatgtatcaaagcgagtttccccttgtgaaacaaatcgcagaaatcccagaaggcctaaactcagtgatggcattgtaggggaacattctttaggtttttccccgtcaggtttttttcatacagagaccactcagcaaagcacaccagaccgtttccatacctcactaagccatgttcagaatggagaacgttgtccaacaccttttccaaaggacagtgttcattgcaagcctgtaagacctttaggggaaagtggacggacaaaaactgattttccaagtttggcaagtccaaagaaaattggtgatcccacagaaggaaatctgattgtgttactttGCGACTTCTACTATGGTGAGCATGGAGGAGTTGGGCAACCAGAACCGAAGACCCACACggcgtttaaatgcctcagctgcttgaaagttctaaaaaaggtcaagtttatgaatcacatgaagcaccatttggaacttgagaggcagagaggtgacagctggaaaacccacaccacctgccagcactgcctccgccagtttccgactcccttccagctgcagtgtcacactgaaagtgtccacacggcccaggagccctccgcagtctgtcacatctgtgagttgtcctttgagacagatcaggttctcttagagcacatgaaagacaatcataagcctggtgaaatgccctatgtatgccaggtttgcagttacagatcatcattttttgcagatgtggatgcacatttcagagcataccatggtaacactaagaatttactttgcccgttttgtctcaaaatttttaaaactgcaacagcatacagacgtcatcatcgagggcactgggaaaagagttttcaccagtgttccaaatgtcggctacagtttttaacttccaaagaggaaagggagcacaagacccagtgtcatcaaatgtttaagaagcctaagcagctagaaggattgtctcctgaaacaaaaattgttattcaggtatcactggaaccccttcagccaggattggtggaagttgcatccattactgtgaacacatctgattttgaatcatcaccccccaaatctaaaaggaggaggtca